DNA from Arthrobacter sp. FW305-BF8:
GACAGCGCCGTCGAACTGGCGTCCATGTCCGACCTCGGCCCGGTGGCCCCGCGCCACATGGTGGCCAACGCCTTGGCCGCCGCCGGCCTGGTGCGCGCCTACGGCGTCAGCCCCGAGCACGTGCGCGAAGGGCTGCAGGCCTACATCCCCGGAAGCCACCGCATCCAGCCGGTCGCCAAGCAGCACGGCGTTCTGTGGATCAACGACTCCAAAGCCACCAACCCGCACGCCGCCTCCGCGTCCCTGGCCGCCTTCGACACCGTGGTGTGGATTGCCGGCGGCCTGTCCAAGGGCGTCAGCTACGACGACCTGGTCCGCGACCATGCACGCCGCCTGAAAGCCGTGGTGCTCATTGGCAAGGACACGGCGACACTGGAAGAGTCCCTGCAGCGACACGCACCGGATGTCCCCGTCATCCGGCAGGCCGCAGGCCACACTGAAATTGTGCAGTCTGCCGGAACCGGACAAGACGCCGCACCGGATTCAGCAGAAACCGGGGAGGCAGTGATGGCACGGGCCGTCGCATCGGCGGCACAGCTCGCCGCCTCGGGTGACACTGTGCTGATGGCCCCGGCTGCTGCATCCATGGATCAGTTCTCTTCCTACGCTCACCGTGGCGACGCCTTCATTGCCGCGGTCCGCGAGCTCGTGGAAGGGGAGGCCCGGACCGGCAAGGAGTAAGAATGGTCAGCACACCCACACGTCCGGCAGCCGCCCGGCAGCGGGCGGGGGAGAAACCCGGACCGGGTGCTGCATCGACGCCGCCGGCCTCCAGGATTCCCACCAGCGGCCGGTTGCAACGGTGGTACAGGCGCTTCTGGTCCGCCCTTGAGGGAAACGGGAAGTCGCGCAACGGCTCCACCTACTACCTCATCCTGGGCACCACGCTGGCCCTGACCGCCATCGGCATCATGATGGTGCTCTCGGCCTCCAGTGTGGAGGCCATTGCCGCGGGTGAGTCGCCGTACACGGCGGCGCTCAAACAGGGCCTGTTCGCCGGCATCGGCATTTTCTGCATGTTCATGCTGTCCCGCATCAACGTCGTGTGGCTGAAGCGGCTCGCGTGGCTGGGCATCATCATCGCCTATGCCCTGCTGGCCCTCGTACTGGTCATTGGAACCAGCGTCAACGGCAACAAGAACTGGATCGACGTCGGCGGGTTCTTCACCCTGCAGCCCTCCGAGGCAGCCAAGCTTGCCCTGGCCCTGTGGATGGCCACCGTCCTGGCCAAGAAGGCGTCGCTGCTGCACCACTGGGGACACGCAGTGGTCCCTGTGGTGCCCATAGCCGGCGGGATCATTGGACTCGTCCTGGTCGGAAACGACCTCGGCACCGGCATGATCATCATGCTCATCACGGCCGCCGCCCTCTTCTTCGCCGGGGTACGCCTCTACCTCTTCGGGTTCGCGGCAGTGGGCCTGGGCGCGGTCATAGCGTTCATGGCCATGACCAGCTCCAACCGGGTCTGCCGCATCACCTCGTGGTGGACCGGCCAGAGCTGCGGCGACGGCATCGACGCCAACTACCAGTCCACCAACGGCCTCTACGGGCTCGCCTCGGGCGGCTGGTTCGGCGTCGGGCTCGGACAGAGCCGGCAGAAATACAGTTGGATCCCCGAAGCCCACAACGACTTCATCTTCGCCATCATCGGTGAGGAACTCGGCCTGGTGGGGACCGTCGTCGTACTGGTCCTGTTCGCCATCCTGGGCGCCGCCATCTACCGCGTGGTGGTGGCACAGGAGGACCTGTTCCACCGGGTCCTTGCCGGAACCATCATGGTGTGGCTGCTGGGCCAGGGGACGGTCAACATGGCCGTGGTCACTGGCCTGATGCCGGTGATCGGCGTTCCATTGCCCTTCATCTCCTACGGCGGTTCGGCGCTGCTGATGTCGCTCTGCGCGATCGGCGTAGTGTTGTCACTGGCCCGGGAACAAATGGCGCCCAACATCCGGCCCCGTAAGATACTCGGCCCGTTGCGGCTGCCCGGGCGCAAGAAATCCCGTACGAAAGCGTAACCAGCACCTGATGAAAACTGAGTCATTGTCCGTGGTCCTCGCCGGCGGCGGAACAGCAGGCCATATCAACCCGCTGCTGGCCATTGCCGCCGCTATCCGCGATGCCCGCCCCGACGCCCGGCTGCTCGCCGTTGGAACGGCCGCCGGCATGGAGACCAGGCTGGTCCCGGCTGCCGGGCTGGAACTGGCCACCATCGACCGTGTCCCGTTCCCGCGGAAGCCTTCCGCGGACCTGCTCCGCCTCCCGGGACGCCTCGCCGGGGCCGTCCGGCAGGCCGGGCGGATCCTCGACGACGCCGCAGCCGACGTCCTCGTCGGTGTGGGCGGGTACGTGTGCACGCCGATGTACCTTGCTGCCTGGCGGCGGAAGATCCCCATCATCATCCACGAAGCCAATACCCGGCCGGGCCTGGCCAACCGGGTCGGCGCGCGGCTGAGCCGGCACGTGGCAGTGGCGTTCGCCGGCACCCCGCTCCGCAACGCCCGCCACGTGGGCATGCCCATGCGCCGCGAAGTCTCGGCCATGGTCAGGGCAACGGCGCGGAACGGCGCCCTGCGCAGCCTGGACCTGCAGCCTGAAAAACCAGTGCTCATCGTCACCGGAGGCTCGTCCGGGGCGCAAAGCATCAACCGCACCGTGGCGGCCTCGCTCGAAGCGCTGTCCCGGGCCGGCGTCCAGACCATCCACATCACCGGCCGCGGCAAGTCCGTGGCGGACTCAGAAGGCAACGCGCTCAGTGCCGACGGCTACCGCCAGCTTGAGTACGTCGACGGCATGGAAACCGTCTACGCTGCGGCTGACCTGCTGCTCGCCCGTTCCGGCGCTGCCACGGTAAGCGAGGTCGCCGCCGTCGGCGTTCCCGCGGTCTTCGTGCCGCTGCCGATCGGCAACGGTGAGCAGGCGCTGAACGCCCGCGGACTGGTGGAAGCGGGCGGCGCCCTGCTGGTGGCGGACCGGGACTTCACCCCCGAATGGGTCCGCACCAGCCTCATCCCGCTGCTGACCGACCGTTCCCGCCTCGACGCGATGGCGGCGAACGCGGAGAACCTTGGCATCCGAAATGCCGACCAGCTCATGGCCGACCTCGTACTGGAAGCGGTATCCAAATGACCACCAACGCAGCACCCAGCCAGGAAGCACTGGGCCGCGTGCACTTCATCGGGATCGGGGGCGTAGGCATGTCCGCGGTCGCCAGAATCATGGTGGCGCGCGGAATTCCCGTCAGCGGCTCGGACGCGAAGGACCTGCCGGTCATGAACGAGCTCGCCGCGGCCGGCGCCCGGATCTGCGTGGGCTACGGCGCCGGCAACCTCGGCGACGCCCAGACCGTCGTGGCAGGATCGGCGATCCGCGCCGACAACCCCGAACTGGAGGCCGCCCGGGCCGCCGGCCTGCCGGTGCTGCACCGCTCCGAAGCCCTGGCCGCCACCATGGGCGATGACCTCGTGGTGACCGTGGCCGGAACCCACGGGAAGTCCACCACAACGTCCATGATCACCGTGCTGCTGCAGGGCGCAGGCCTTGACCCGTCGTTCGCGATCGGCGCCAATGTTCCGGCGCTCGGCGTCAACGCGGCGAACGGCAGCTCCCAGGTTTTCGTTGCCGAGGCGGACGAATCCGACGGTTCGTTCCTGAACTACCGTCCGCAGATCGCCGTCGTCACCAACGTGGAACCGGACCACCTCGACCACTACGGCACCGCCGAGGCCGTGTACGAATCCTTCGACCGCTTCACGGCACTGCTGCCGGCGGACGGCGTGCTGGTGGCCTGTGCGGACGACGCCGGCGCGCATGCGCTGGCGCTGCGCACCCGCGAGCGGGGCAATGCCCGCGTCGTCCTCTATGGCACCTCTGAGGCCGCAGACCTCCGGCTCGACGACGGCGGCCCGGGCAAGGTGGCCATTACGACGGCGGGCGGCCGGTTCCCGCTGGCACTGCAGGTCCCCGGACGGCACAATGCGCTGAACGCTGCTGCCGCCATGGCGGTGGCCCTCGAACTCGGTGTGGACGCGCAGGCCGCTGCCTCCGCCCTGGCCGCCTTCTCCGGCGCGTCGCGGCGCTTCGAATACAAGGGGGAGGGCAGGGGCGTGCGGGTCTACGACGACTACGCCCACCATCCCACGGAGGTGCGGGCAGCCTTGGCGGCGGCCAGGTCCGTGGCCGGCGACCACAAGGTCCATGTCCTCTTCCAGCCGCACCTGTTCTCCCGGACCCGGGAGTTTGCCGCAGAGTTCGCCGACGCACTCAAGGCCGCCGACACTGCCCTGGTGCTCGACATCTACCCGGCCCGCGAGGATCCCATCCCAGGCGTCACCAGCGCGCTCATCACTGAGCATCTCGGCGCAGACAGCGGCCTGGTGGGCGGCGACGAGGCCGTTGCCGCCCTGGCCTCCGCCGCGGGGCCAGGGGACATCATCCTGACCGCCGGCGCCGGGGACGTCACCGCCTACGGGCCGCTCATCGTGGAGTCCCTCGGTGGCTAGCACCAGGCGTCCCACGTACCGTCCTGCCAAGCCCGCCGCCCGGGACACGGGCAGCGGGGACACCGCGGGCCGGGGGACTGCGGGCCGGGAGGCTGCCGCTCGTCCCGACGGCGGCACGCCGGCCGTGATCACCGCCACCAAGGGCGTCCCTGAGGGAACGGCACAGGAGAAGGTGCAGGCCGCCGCGCCGAAGGGCAGCACGGCGTCGAAGGTGCAGGCCGCCGCGCCGCAGGGCAACACCGCACCGAAGGGCAACACTGCACCGAAGGGCAAGACGCAGGCCAAACCAGCCAAGGCCCCCTGGCCGCGGCTCAAAAGCCCGGAACCGGCCAAACCGGGACCTGCCAAACAGGGACCTGCCAAACCGGGACCTGCCAAGCCGGGACCTGCCAAGCCGGGACCGGATGCCAATAGACCGGACACCGCCGGACAGGACAATGTGCTGGCCTTTCCCGAACCCCGGGGCCGGCGCATCAGGCGCAACATCCTGGTTGCCGTGTGTATCACGGCTGCCCTCGTGGCGGGGCTCATCGTTGCCGCCGTCTACTCCCCGGTGCTGGCGGTCCAAAGCGTGAGCATCACCGGCACCAAGCTCCTCAAACCCGCCCAGGTGCAGGCGGCCCTCAAGCCAATTCTGGGCAAGCCGCTGCCGCAGGTCAGCGATTCAGAGGTCGACGCGCTGCTGAAGCCGCTCGTCCAGATCAAGTCGGTCACCACCCAGGCCCACCCGCCGTCCGTCCTGGCGGTGCAGATCCAGGAACGCGTGCCCGTTGCCCTCGTGAAGCGCGGCAAGGACTACATGCTCGTGGACGTCGACGGCGTGCGCCTCGGCACCACCGCAGACCCCGCCTCCGTGAAGCTGCCTCTGATTGACGGCGGCGCGGGCACCATCGGCAAGGACCTGTTCCAGGCCACGGCCGAGGTCCTCGGCGCGCTCCCGGCCAACGTGCTTGCCAAGCTCTCCAACGCCTCCGCCAAGTCCGTCGACGCAGTGGAACTGAAGCTGCTGGACGGCCAGACCGTCATCTGGGGCAACGCGGGGGAGAAGGAACTCAAGGCCCGGGTGCTGGAGGCGCTGCTCAAGGTGCCGGCAGATCCCCTCAACCCGGTCAGCACCTATGACGTAAGCGTGCCGCGGCATCCGGTGACGCGGTGATCTTGCGTGATCTTGACGCCCGGCACCCGTGTATTTCACGGGGATTAGGACGACACGCGGTGGCGGTTATTGAATGTAGCCAGCAGAGGAAATAGCGTCACAGACGTGAGTTACTTGACATAACTATAACCTTCAACTGGAAGGTTAAGGTTCAGGGCTTCAAGCTCGACTCCATCAGTTTTCGCAATAGGACACTAACAAGGGACACGTAACGTGGCAGCTCCGCAGAATTACTTGGCCGTCATCAAGGTCGTCGGCATCGGCGGCGGTGGCGTGAACGCAGTCAACCGCATGATTGAGGTGGGTCTCCGCGGCGTCGAATTCATAGCAATCAACACCGACGCCCAGGCCCTCCTGATGAGCGATGCCGACGTCAAGCTCGACGTCGGACGGGAACTGACGCGCGGGCTGGGTGCCGGGGCAAACCCCGAGGTCGGCAAGCAGGCTGCCGAGGACCACGCTGACGAGATCGAGGAAGTCCTCCGCGGTGCCGACATGGTCTTCGTGACCGCAGGTGAAGGCGGCGGCACCGGAACCGGCGGCGCGCCGGTCGTT
Protein-coding regions in this window:
- the ftsW gene encoding putative lipid II flippase FtsW, with product MVSTPTRPAAARQRAGEKPGPGAASTPPASRIPTSGRLQRWYRRFWSALEGNGKSRNGSTYYLILGTTLALTAIGIMMVLSASSVEAIAAGESPYTAALKQGLFAGIGIFCMFMLSRINVVWLKRLAWLGIIIAYALLALVLVIGTSVNGNKNWIDVGGFFTLQPSEAAKLALALWMATVLAKKASLLHHWGHAVVPVVPIAGGIIGLVLVGNDLGTGMIIMLITAAALFFAGVRLYLFGFAAVGLGAVIAFMAMTSSNRVCRITSWWTGQSCGDGIDANYQSTNGLYGLASGGWFGVGLGQSRQKYSWIPEAHNDFIFAIIGEELGLVGTVVVLVLFAILGAAIYRVVVAQEDLFHRVLAGTIMVWLLGQGTVNMAVVTGLMPVIGVPLPFISYGGSALLMSLCAIGVVLSLAREQMAPNIRPRKILGPLRLPGRKKSRTKA
- the murG gene encoding undecaprenyldiphospho-muramoylpentapeptide beta-N-acetylglucosaminyltransferase, giving the protein MKTESLSVVLAGGGTAGHINPLLAIAAAIRDARPDARLLAVGTAAGMETRLVPAAGLELATIDRVPFPRKPSADLLRLPGRLAGAVRQAGRILDDAAADVLVGVGGYVCTPMYLAAWRRKIPIIIHEANTRPGLANRVGARLSRHVAVAFAGTPLRNARHVGMPMRREVSAMVRATARNGALRSLDLQPEKPVLIVTGGSSGAQSINRTVAASLEALSRAGVQTIHITGRGKSVADSEGNALSADGYRQLEYVDGMETVYAAADLLLARSGAATVSEVAAVGVPAVFVPLPIGNGEQALNARGLVEAGGALLVADRDFTPEWVRTSLIPLLTDRSRLDAMAANAENLGIRNADQLMADLVLEAVSK
- the murC gene encoding UDP-N-acetylmuramate--L-alanine ligase, coding for MTTNAAPSQEALGRVHFIGIGGVGMSAVARIMVARGIPVSGSDAKDLPVMNELAAAGARICVGYGAGNLGDAQTVVAGSAIRADNPELEAARAAGLPVLHRSEALAATMGDDLVVTVAGTHGKSTTTSMITVLLQGAGLDPSFAIGANVPALGVNAANGSSQVFVAEADESDGSFLNYRPQIAVVTNVEPDHLDHYGTAEAVYESFDRFTALLPADGVLVACADDAGAHALALRTRERGNARVVLYGTSEAADLRLDDGGPGKVAITTAGGRFPLALQVPGRHNALNAAAAMAVALELGVDAQAAASALAAFSGASRRFEYKGEGRGVRVYDDYAHHPTEVRAALAAARSVAGDHKVHVLFQPHLFSRTREFAAEFADALKAADTALVLDIYPAREDPIPGVTSALITEHLGADSGLVGGDEAVAALASAAGPGDIILTAGAGDVTAYGPLIVESLGG
- a CDS encoding cell division protein FtsQ/DivIB is translated as MASTRRPTYRPAKPAARDTGSGDTAGRGTAGREAAARPDGGTPAVITATKGVPEGTAQEKVQAAAPKGSTASKVQAAAPQGNTAPKGNTAPKGKTQAKPAKAPWPRLKSPEPAKPGPAKQGPAKPGPAKPGPAKPGPDANRPDTAGQDNVLAFPEPRGRRIRRNILVAVCITAALVAGLIVAAVYSPVLAVQSVSITGTKLLKPAQVQAALKPILGKPLPQVSDSEVDALLKPLVQIKSVTTQAHPPSVLAVQIQERVPVALVKRGKDYMLVDVDGVRLGTTADPASVKLPLIDGGAGTIGKDLFQATAEVLGALPANVLAKLSNASAKSVDAVELKLLDGQTVIWGNAGEKELKARVLEALLKVPADPLNPVSTYDVSVPRHPVTR